Proteins encoded by one window of Paenibacillus sp. DCT19:
- a CDS encoding SMI1/KNR4 family protein, which translates to MSDNNNWSTNYPPVDINTVKTVENKWGIRFPSEYISFITNYHGGEPTKRTLNIGEKEVAFSYFLTFIAFDELDILDVYNEQKGNLPPKHFPFAMDKESNLFCFNFNDTRQPSIVYVETISSSEPSVYNVASNFTEFVQQFN; encoded by the coding sequence TTGTCAGATAATAATAATTGGAGTACAAATTATCCTCCCGTTGATATTAATACAGTAAAGACCGTTGAGAACAAGTGGGGGATTCGATTCCCTTCGGAATATATCAGCTTTATAACAAACTATCACGGTGGAGAGCCTACTAAACGGACGTTAAATATTGGTGAAAAAGAAGTGGCGTTCTCTTACTTTTTAACCTTTATCGCATTTGATGAACTTGATATTTTGGATGTATATAATGAGCAAAAGGGTAATCTTCCCCCTAAACATTTTCCTTTTGCTATGGATAAAGAGAGTAACTTATTTTGTTTCAACTTCAATGACACTAGGCAACCGTCTATTGTGTATGTAGAAACGATATCTTCTTCAGAACCTTCGGTATATAATGTGGCAAGTAATTTTACTGAGTTTGTCCAACAATTTAATTAA
- a CDS encoding diguanylate cyclase, which yields MNPLVWYDLLLFVLLFGVGVYVFATARITNLHKVYFLFHGLMILWPFCQFAITLTDDPGLQLFYVTLSFVAVSLLGSGWLLLTIFITGYAERLSTKGAYLLFVPALIGAIGVVANPWREFVIPLEGGYIERAYGPWFWVVMAILVSYFLVSLVILFRALSSAKTPTMIKNQVRITLRGILVLAVFATIDAILNVILSPWLPIIPGMTSLGIFLSDLFFVYVIKRYNVFDLVSIAHEDVINTIPYGILVLDENEIIVEANKASRSFMDMHVGDSFDMEAFLSGVRVEGSYQKFLYEYRSKKIVLSQLEVIVEGNNQAYHYIMQSSPIVDSMLVPIGHILTFQDVSQERYYVKELNWQYETLQERNHSLDLIRQELSEANRKLEELVLTDSLTQCYNRRYLTQHLNHEVITNIQYRTPFSLLLLDIDHFKAINDRYGHVIGDEVLVRTAEAVRQSIRSTDILTRYGGEEFMIYLPHTEHDLANVIAERVRLAVESNLVMVDHGTAQVSTTISIGILSIEDFAYAHVPENAEGYLTQLFAAVDKALYQAKQNGRNRVEFGVLERGAV from the coding sequence GTGAACCCACTCGTATGGTATGATCTCTTGTTATTTGTCCTATTGTTTGGTGTAGGTGTGTATGTATTTGCTACCGCTAGAATTACGAACTTACATAAGGTGTATTTTCTGTTTCACGGGTTGATGATATTGTGGCCATTCTGTCAGTTTGCAATCACGTTAACGGATGATCCCGGCTTGCAATTGTTCTATGTTACGTTGTCTTTCGTCGCTGTTTCTCTACTAGGGAGTGGCTGGTTATTATTGACGATTTTCATTACTGGCTACGCAGAACGATTGAGTACCAAAGGGGCGTATCTGCTTTTTGTTCCAGCTTTAATTGGAGCAATAGGCGTGGTCGCCAATCCTTGGCGTGAGTTTGTTATTCCACTAGAGGGCGGTTATATTGAGCGGGCATACGGTCCTTGGTTTTGGGTAGTGATGGCTATTCTGGTGAGCTATTTCTTAGTCTCTCTTGTCATTTTATTCCGCGCGCTATCTTCAGCTAAGACACCTACGATGATCAAAAATCAGGTAAGAATCACCCTCAGGGGTATTCTGGTGTTAGCTGTTTTTGCAACTATTGATGCTATTCTGAATGTGATCTTGAGTCCGTGGTTGCCGATCATTCCCGGAATGACCTCGCTTGGCATTTTTCTATCCGATCTGTTCTTCGTCTATGTTATCAAAAGGTATAACGTGTTCGATCTGGTCTCCATTGCCCATGAGGATGTGATTAACACGATTCCTTACGGCATCCTCGTTCTGGATGAGAATGAGATTATTGTTGAAGCGAACAAAGCTTCCAGGTCATTTATGGATATGCATGTGGGGGATTCTTTTGATATGGAGGCATTTCTAAGTGGTGTTCGTGTAGAAGGCAGTTACCAGAAGTTTCTGTATGAATATAGGTCGAAGAAAATCGTTCTATCGCAGCTTGAGGTGATTGTAGAGGGGAATAACCAGGCTTACCACTATATTATGCAATCGTCTCCGATTGTCGATTCGATGCTTGTGCCCATTGGTCATATTCTTACCTTTCAGGACGTCTCGCAGGAGCGCTATTATGTGAAAGAGTTGAATTGGCAGTATGAGACGCTTCAGGAGCGTAATCATTCGCTGGATCTGATCCGTCAGGAGTTGTCCGAGGCCAATCGTAAGCTGGAAGAACTGGTGCTGACCGACAGCCTAACGCAGTGTTACAATCGTCGATACCTGACCCAGCATCTGAATCATGAGGTCATTACTAACATTCAGTACCGGACGCCATTCTCTCTATTACTGCTCGACATTGATCATTTTAAGGCGATTAACGATCGCTATGGGCATGTAATTGGTGATGAAGTGCTCGTACGCACAGCGGAGGCTGTTAGACAATCCATTCGCAGTACGGATATCTTAACCCGCTATGGTGGGGAGGAGTTCATGATCTACCTTCCGCACACCGAACATGACTTAGCTAATGTTATCGCTGAACGCGTAAGACTCGCGGTGGAGTCCAATCTAGTCATGGTCGATCATGGGACTGCACAGGTGTCCACAACGATTAGCATCGGCATTCTGTCGATTGAGGATTTTGCCTATGCACATGTGCCAGAGAATGCGGAGGGGTATCTGACACAGCTCTTTGCTGCGGTAGATAAGGCGTTGTATCAAGCGAAGCAGAATGGGCGGAACAGGGTGGAGTTTGGGGTGTTGGAGCGGGGAGCAGTATAG
- a CDS encoding type II toxin-antitoxin system RelE/ParE family toxin: MNPKSKINYSPAAVDDLDEIFSYISHDNASAADNMLQKLDNSIANLAEFTNLGSVLQEDEYNLISRGYRFITVEPYLVFYRILGGVVVIHRILHGRRDYLRELFGSFQ; encoded by the coding sequence ATGAATCCAAAAAGTAAAATCAATTATTCTCCAGCTGCTGTAGATGACTTGGACGAAATTTTTTCATATATATCACATGATAATGCTTCTGCCGCGGACAACATGCTACAGAAGCTTGATAATTCCATAGCTAATCTTGCTGAATTTACTAATTTGGGATCGGTACTGCAAGAAGATGAATATAACCTGATATCCAGAGGGTATCGTTTTATAACTGTTGAGCCCTATCTAGTTTTTTATCGGATTCTTGGTGGAGTAGTTGTTATACACCGGATTTTGCATGGACGGAGAGACTACCTGCGCGAATTGTTTGGATCTTTTCAATAG
- a CDS encoding type II toxin-antitoxin system Phd/YefM family antitoxin produces the protein MHIKPSTTIRQDYNGFSKFCHELDEPVVLTRNGEADLVVMSHEAYRRMEARYKLQSKLLVAEKQVAEGEELLDHDQVMARMRRKINESKK, from the coding sequence ATGCACATAAAGCCCTCCACAACAATTCGCCAAGATTATAATGGCTTCTCGAAATTTTGCCATGAACTTGATGAACCGGTTGTCCTTACCCGTAATGGCGAAGCAGACCTGGTCGTAATGAGTCATGAAGCATACCGGAGAATGGAGGCTAGATACAAGCTCCAATCAAAATTGTTGGTTGCGGAAAAACAGGTTGCTGAAGGTGAAGAACTGCTTGATCATGACCAAGTCATGGCTAGAATGCGGAGAAAAATAAATGAATCCAAAAAGTAA
- a CDS encoding AAC(3) family N-acetyltransferase → MYTKESLLRQLEQLGIDKQGTLLMHSSMKSMGEVEGGADTVLDALSEYMKDGLLVLPTHTWSTINKINPLFHVETSSCCVGILPELFRKRPNVVRSWHPTHSVAALGKDARAFTEDDHLFDTPCARGSAWGKLLDRKATILLVGVDLKRNTFIHGIEEWVDIPGRMTDEHEMLYTVLPDGTKISVPSRRHCGLSWSEHFWKVDEVLVQEGAMHKGSFGDAVASVCDAARTTEVLTEMLKDNPALFSDNEPLSKR, encoded by the coding sequence ATGTACACGAAAGAAAGTTTGCTGAGACAGCTAGAGCAACTAGGTATTGATAAACAGGGAACACTGCTAATGCATTCTTCCATGAAAAGTATGGGGGAGGTGGAAGGTGGCGCTGATACTGTGCTGGATGCGTTGAGTGAATATATGAAGGATGGATTGCTCGTTTTGCCTACGCATACATGGTCTACTATTAACAAAATCAATCCATTGTTCCACGTGGAAACGTCTTCCTGTTGTGTGGGGATTCTACCAGAGCTGTTCCGCAAACGTCCTAACGTGGTTCGTTCTTGGCACCCTACACATTCTGTCGCAGCATTAGGTAAGGACGCACGGGCGTTCACAGAGGACGACCATCTCTTCGATACGCCATGTGCGCGGGGCTCGGCATGGGGGAAGTTGCTTGATCGCAAAGCGACAATATTGCTCGTGGGCGTGGATTTGAAACGAAATACGTTTATCCATGGTATCGAGGAGTGGGTGGACATTCCAGGCAGAATGACCGATGAACATGAGATGTTGTACACCGTTTTGCCAGATGGAACTAAAATCTCGGTGCCTTCCCGCAGACATTGCGGATTATCTTGGTCAGAGCATTTCTGGAAGGTGGATGAGGTGCTGGTTCAAGAAGGTGCGATGCATAAAGGAAGCTTCGGCGATGCAGTCGCCAGCGTGTGTGATGCTGCTAGAACAACCGAGGTGCTTACGGAGATGTTGAAGGATAACCCGGCTCTTTTCTCGGATAATGAGCCGTTATCAAAAAGATAA
- a CDS encoding ankyrin repeat domain-containing protein — translation MEDIQELVNAIVNDPILSGQTYTYLILGTQNAFTSGYYRMIENQFFSYDGDMTIHLFDKYINKNTDIMQGKGVLCIRVSEGSLVEYGLVHDMNPEIYDMDVLELIVYQRYGLEPWEEDRKVVLQQSLKAEQVKDTLVFACYMNEMERIRALAANAKKSHLDKVLKNCGTPLQFCSRHNNLGAFQLLAEKGATVGKRALTRTPLEIAFEHSPDIVNYIQSDFPDVYTKEVGKKGFSIALHCTDGNLLEGILKFGSDMDQEGKAFPPLHNFADYNNVVAMRFLLNNGADQESRNDCKQTALHRAVSAENADAIKVLLEYGVDLYAKDRDGTTPIDLAEACADQTLLKMMRGVQQA, via the coding sequence ATGGAGGATATACAGGAGTTAGTCAATGCGATAGTTAATGACCCAATATTAAGTGGACAAACCTATACATATTTAATCTTGGGTACTCAAAATGCATTCACGAGCGGGTACTATCGCATGATAGAAAATCAATTTTTCTCGTATGACGGAGATATGACGATCCATTTATTTGACAAGTATATCAACAAGAATACGGACATTATGCAAGGAAAGGGTGTTCTCTGTATTAGGGTAAGCGAAGGCAGCTTGGTTGAGTATGGCTTAGTACATGATATGAATCCTGAAATTTATGACATGGATGTTTTGGAGTTAATTGTATATCAGAGATATGGTTTGGAACCGTGGGAAGAGGATCGAAAGGTAGTTCTGCAACAGTCGCTAAAAGCGGAGCAAGTTAAAGACACGCTAGTATTCGCATGTTACATGAATGAGATGGAAAGAATCAGAGCTTTAGCAGCTAATGCCAAGAAGTCTCATCTAGATAAAGTGCTTAAAAATTGTGGAACACCATTGCAGTTTTGTAGTAGGCACAATAATTTGGGAGCATTTCAACTGTTAGCGGAAAAAGGGGCAACCGTGGGGAAACGCGCGCTTACGCGAACACCTCTTGAAATTGCATTTGAACACTCACCAGATATTGTGAACTATATTCAGTCTGACTTTCCAGATGTGTATACAAAAGAAGTGGGTAAAAAGGGATTTAGTATTGCCCTTCATTGCACAGATGGAAACTTGTTAGAAGGCATTCTAAAGTTTGGCAGTGATATGGATCAAGAAGGGAAAGCCTTTCCGCCGCTCCATAACTTTGCTGATTACAATAATGTGGTGGCGATGCGATTTCTTTTAAATAACGGTGCTGATCAAGAAAGTAGAAACGATTGTAAGCAAACGGCGTTACATAGAGCTGTAAGTGCAGAAAATGCCGATGCTATCAAAGTGTTATTAGAATATGGTGTGGATCTATATGCTAAGGATCGAGATGGAACAACACCTATAGATCTGGCTGAGGCATGTGCAGACCAAACGCTCCTCAAAATGATGAGAGGTGTGCAACAAGCATAA
- the araA gene encoding L-arabinose isomerase yields MSATAAKEFWFVVGSQHLYGEEALGEVKANAQKITDALNASGVLPYPLVLQDLAVSADKITSIMKEVNYRDEVAGVITWMHTFSPAKMWIRGTKLLQKPLLHLATQFNESIPWATIDMDFMNLNQAAHGDREYGFINARLKKQNKIVVGYWERPEVQQQVADWMDVAVAYNEGYNLKVARFGDNMRNVGVTEGDKVEAQIQFGWTVDYFGIGDLVQYVNAVTEQEIDDLIAQYAELYEFDYGTNSKEAWEASVRVQASYEIAIKRFLDEGGYSAFTTNFEDLHGMKQLPGLAVQRLMAQGYGFAGEGDWKTAALDRLLKIMAHNENTGFMEDYTYEMAAGQEAILQSHMLEVDPTLASTKPRIIVSPLGIGDREDPARLVFDGKAGEGVVVSMADFGTHYKLLINEVSAFEPTVPAPNLPVARVLWNVKPNFQDGVKAWIENGGGHHTVVSLNLTTDQIITYAKLVNLDYVVIK; encoded by the coding sequence ATGTCAGCAACAGCAGCGAAAGAATTCTGGTTTGTCGTAGGTTCACAGCATCTGTACGGAGAAGAAGCACTAGGTGAAGTTAAAGCAAATGCACAGAAAATTACGGATGCCCTTAACGCAAGCGGCGTGCTCCCTTACCCACTCGTATTGCAGGATCTGGCTGTAAGCGCAGATAAAATCACGAGCATTATGAAAGAAGTGAACTACCGTGACGAAGTAGCGGGTGTGATCACATGGATGCATACCTTCTCCCCAGCAAAAATGTGGATTCGTGGTACGAAATTGCTGCAAAAGCCACTGCTTCACTTGGCAACTCAATTTAATGAGAGCATTCCATGGGCTACCATCGACATGGACTTCATGAACTTGAACCAAGCGGCACACGGTGACCGGGAATATGGTTTCATCAATGCGCGCCTGAAAAAACAAAATAAAATCGTTGTTGGCTACTGGGAACGCCCAGAAGTACAGCAACAAGTTGCCGATTGGATGGACGTAGCGGTAGCGTATAACGAAGGTTATAACCTCAAAGTTGCTCGCTTCGGTGACAACATGCGCAACGTAGGTGTAACGGAAGGCGACAAAGTAGAGGCGCAGATCCAGTTCGGATGGACAGTGGACTACTTCGGTATCGGTGATCTCGTTCAATACGTGAATGCTGTAACTGAGCAAGAGATCGATGATCTTATCGCTCAATATGCAGAGCTGTATGAGTTCGACTATGGTACGAATAGCAAGGAAGCATGGGAAGCAAGTGTGCGTGTGCAAGCTAGCTATGAGATTGCGATCAAACGTTTCTTGGACGAAGGTGGATACAGTGCCTTCACAACCAACTTCGAAGATCTGCATGGCATGAAGCAGCTTCCAGGTCTGGCTGTACAACGCCTGATGGCTCAAGGTTATGGATTCGCTGGTGAGGGTGACTGGAAAACAGCAGCGCTTGACCGTTTGCTGAAAATCATGGCTCACAATGAAAACACAGGCTTCATGGAGGATTACACATACGAGATGGCAGCAGGCCAAGAAGCAATCCTGCAATCTCACATGCTTGAAGTTGATCCAACACTCGCTAGCACCAAACCAAGAATTATCGTGTCACCACTGGGAATTGGCGATCGTGAAGATCCAGCACGTCTTGTATTCGACGGTAAAGCAGGCGAAGGCGTTGTGGTATCGATGGCTGACTTCGGTACCCACTACAAATTGCTGATCAACGAAGTGTCTGCATTCGAGCCGACGGTTCCAGCACCTAATCTGCCAGTAGCACGTGTGCTTTGGAACGTGAAGCCTAACTTCCAAGACGGAGTGAAGGCATGGATCGAAAATGGTGGCGGTCACCATACGGTTGTATCCTTGAACCTGACAACAGACCAGATCATCACGTACGCGAAGCTCGTTAACCTGGATTATGTTGTTATTAAATAA
- a CDS encoding xylulokinase — MSHLDIKEAIAKGATSLGIELGSTRIKAVLIDERFETIASGSYEWENLLKDGYWTYNQEDIITGLQTAYRELKEDVQQKYGITLTTIGSIGFSAMMHGYIALDKAGELLVPFRTWRNSTTGAAARELTNLLQFNIPERWSIAHLYQAILNQEEHVPQIDYMTTLAGYIHWLLTGNKAIGIGDASGMFPIDEATHSYHPSMVNQFNEHIAGKGYPWKVEDLLPKVYLAGEHAGELNEAGAKLLDPSGDLVTGIPLCAPEGDAGTGMVATNSVRKRTGNISVGTSVFAMIVLEKELSSVYPEIDMVTTPDGSPVGMVHANNCSSDINAWIGLFREFAEAMGIEVDSGKLFSVLFNKALEADPDGGGLLSYGYYSGENITGLEHGRPLFVRSPESKFNLANFMRTHLFSAFGALKIGMDILTEKEQVAIDSILAHGGLFKTPVVGQRIVAAAMNVPVSVMSTAGEGGAWGMALLASYLINQGQQETLDVFLEQKVFKDVEGVEVAPEAADVKGFEAFIERYRSGIAIEHAAVEHLVENGRE, encoded by the coding sequence TTGAAACGATTGCGTCAGGCAGTTATGAGTGGGAGAACCTGCTGAAAGACGGATATTGGACGTACAACCAGGAGGACATCATCACAGGTCTACAGACGGCTTATCGTGAGCTGAAAGAGGATGTGCAGCAGAAGTATGGAATTACGCTGACAACGATCGGATCGATTGGATTCTCAGCGATGATGCATGGATACATTGCTCTAGATAAAGCAGGAGAATTGCTGGTACCGTTCCGGACATGGCGTAACTCCACTACTGGAGCAGCGGCGCGGGAATTAACCAACCTGTTGCAGTTCAATATTCCAGAGCGCTGGAGTATTGCTCACCTGTACCAGGCCATTTTGAATCAAGAAGAGCATGTGCCTCAGATTGATTATATGACTACGCTGGCGGGTTACATCCACTGGTTACTGACAGGTAATAAAGCGATTGGTATTGGTGATGCATCGGGGATGTTCCCAATCGACGAAGCTACGCATAGCTACCATCCATCCATGGTAAACCAGTTCAATGAACATATCGCTGGCAAAGGATATCCGTGGAAAGTAGAGGATTTGCTGCCTAAGGTATACCTTGCAGGTGAACATGCAGGTGAATTGAATGAAGCAGGAGCCAAGCTGCTTGATCCTTCAGGGGACTTGGTTACGGGTATTCCGCTCTGTGCGCCAGAGGGTGACGCAGGTACGGGGATGGTGGCGACGAACAGTGTGCGGAAACGTACAGGGAACATCTCGGTCGGTACATCCGTATTCGCGATGATCGTACTTGAGAAGGAATTGTCCAGTGTGTATCCCGAGATCGACATGGTAACTACCCCAGATGGTAGCCCGGTCGGCATGGTGCATGCCAACAACTGTTCCAGTGACATTAATGCGTGGATCGGACTGTTCCGTGAATTCGCTGAGGCAATGGGTATCGAGGTGGATTCCGGCAAACTGTTCAGCGTGTTGTTTAACAAGGCGTTAGAGGCTGATCCAGATGGCGGCGGATTGCTCAGCTACGGTTACTACTCGGGTGAAAATATTACAGGTCTGGAGCATGGTCGTCCGCTGTTTGTCCGTTCTCCAGAGAGCAAGTTCAACCTGGCGAACTTCATGCGTACGCATCTGTTTAGTGCCTTTGGCGCACTCAAGATCGGTATGGATATTCTTACCGAGAAGGAGCAGGTAGCCATTGATAGCATTTTGGCACATGGTGGATTGTTCAAAACGCCTGTGGTGGGACAGCGAATTGTAGCCGCAGCGATGAACGTTCCAGTATCCGTCATGTCCACAGCTGGCGAAGGTGGCGCATGGGGAATGGCATTGCTTGCTTCGTACCTGATTAATCAAGGTCAGCAAGAGACGTTGGATGTTTTCCTGGAGCAGAAGGTATTCAAGGATGTAGAAGGTGTCGAGGTGGCACCGGAGGCGGCCGATGTGAAGGGATTCGAAGCATTTATCGAACGCTACCGGAGTGGAATCGCAATTGAGCACGCAGCTGTAGAGCATCTGGTAGAGAACGGGAGGGAATAA